The Microbacterium maritypicum genome contains a region encoding:
- a CDS encoding mandelate racemase/muconate lactonizing enzyme family protein, giving the protein MSAVMRLRVLRVPSPLVRPFITAVRRTDRLDVVLVEATDADGRRGYGEAATSWRVTGESPQSVAAAVAGPLAEAVRGRDAGDPGLAVAVARSIWGNAAARSAVECAVADLAAQQQGVSLAADLSRAHAVHDSSRTSRIRTDMTLSVGEPDAVAALSEEYVTAGFGCLKLKASAVHDTVAGLRAVRSAVGPDVTLRIDANQAWDAETAIRVIRAAEDAGLGIELVEQPVAAHDLDALAAVTAAVDTPIMADESVRTAQDVRRVAERGAADLVNIKLAKTGGPAEALAAAEAAREAGLGVVIGCMMESHVGVSAAAHLAAVVAPGVVHDLDAAFWLQRSPVIGGVVPSGDVLLLEADAGLGISALAADAHPEVLLDLPVGAEVRA; this is encoded by the coding sequence GCGGTGATGCGCCTGCGCGTGCTCCGGGTGCCGTCGCCCCTGGTGCGGCCGTTCATCACAGCCGTGCGCCGCACCGATCGCCTCGACGTCGTGCTCGTCGAGGCGACCGACGCCGACGGGCGCCGCGGATACGGTGAGGCCGCCACGAGCTGGCGCGTCACGGGGGAGAGCCCGCAGAGTGTCGCCGCCGCCGTCGCAGGTCCGCTCGCCGAGGCCGTACGCGGTCGCGACGCCGGCGACCCCGGGCTTGCTGTCGCCGTCGCGCGGTCGATCTGGGGAAACGCCGCCGCCCGCAGCGCGGTCGAGTGCGCCGTCGCGGACCTCGCCGCACAGCAGCAGGGGGTCTCGCTCGCGGCCGACCTGTCTCGCGCGCACGCCGTGCACGACTCCTCGAGGACGTCGCGCATCCGCACCGACATGACCCTGTCCGTGGGGGAGCCGGATGCGGTGGCAGCGCTTTCCGAGGAGTACGTCACCGCGGGGTTCGGGTGTCTCAAGCTCAAGGCCTCCGCTGTGCACGACACGGTCGCCGGACTCCGCGCCGTTCGTTCCGCGGTCGGGCCCGACGTCACGCTGCGGATCGACGCGAACCAGGCCTGGGACGCCGAGACCGCGATCCGCGTGATCCGTGCCGCCGAAGACGCAGGCCTCGGGATCGAACTCGTCGAGCAGCCCGTCGCCGCGCACGATCTCGATGCTCTCGCCGCCGTGACAGCGGCCGTCGACACCCCGATCATGGCCGATGAGTCGGTGCGCACGGCCCAGGACGTGCGCAGGGTCGCCGAGCGCGGAGCCGCCGATCTCGTGAACATCAAGCTCGCCAAGACGGGTGGACCGGCCGAGGCCCTCGCCGCCGCGGAAGCCGCACGAGAGGCGGGCCTGGGTGTCGTGATCGGCTGCATGATGGAGTCGCATGTCGGAGTGAGCGCCGCCGCCCACCTCGCAGCTGTCGTCGCCCCCGGTGTCGTGCACGACCTGGATGCGGCGTTCTGGCTGCAGCGGTCGCCGGTGATCGGCGGCGTCGTGCCGTCCGGAGACGTTCTGCTGCTGGAGGCGGACGCGGGTCTCGGCATCAGCGCCCTCGCCGCGGATGCGCACCCCGAGGTCCTGCTCGACCTCCCCGTCGGTGCGGAGGTGCGCGCATGA
- a CDS encoding serine hydrolase domain-containing protein, which translates to MTAAEAVGAVLAMESAPRGVVAGVVTDAGRDIAAGGLVDLAGTAMTTETAFDIASVSKVAATTTAILRLVSRGELGFDDPVERFVRGTACAAGTTVRHLLQHRAGLWEWQPLYLDREHAGDPAAAVDAIPLRYGLDEGRHYSDLGFMLLGRIIAAVTGAPLGAAVRELVTAPLGLDRTGYGPFAPPVASSAVGDAAERRMVATGEPYPILTTAREFAWRDDEIAGVVNDGNCFHALGGVAGHAGLFSTAGDLLTLGAALAAPERHPELWDPDAVAELFRDGPDPGQALGWRSDAIAVAGGRTRLLWHPGYTGCALGLLPGTGTAVVLLSTRLFAAEPAPTEALWRTALPALVPDDNDPDDHDPDDNDPDDNEGTRTP; encoded by the coding sequence ATGACCGCCGCCGAAGCCGTCGGCGCCGTGCTCGCCATGGAATCCGCCCCTCGCGGCGTGGTCGCGGGTGTCGTCACCGATGCCGGGCGGGACATCGCCGCCGGCGGTCTGGTGGACCTCGCCGGAACGGCGATGACCACAGAGACTGCGTTCGACATCGCCTCGGTGTCGAAGGTCGCCGCGACCACCACCGCGATCCTGCGACTCGTGAGCCGGGGCGAGCTGGGCTTCGACGACCCGGTCGAGCGGTTCGTCCGCGGCACCGCGTGCGCGGCGGGAACCACCGTGCGCCACCTCCTGCAGCACCGCGCAGGACTCTGGGAATGGCAGCCGCTCTACCTCGATCGTGAGCACGCCGGCGACCCCGCCGCCGCGGTCGATGCGATCCCGCTGCGCTACGGCCTGGACGAAGGCCGCCACTACTCCGACCTCGGCTTCATGCTCCTCGGCCGCATCATCGCGGCCGTCACCGGCGCGCCGCTGGGTGCCGCCGTCCGCGAGCTCGTGACCGCACCCCTCGGCCTCGACCGCACCGGATACGGCCCGTTCGCCCCGCCCGTCGCCTCCTCCGCCGTCGGCGATGCCGCCGAGCGTCGCATGGTGGCCACGGGTGAGCCCTATCCGATCCTCACGACCGCGCGGGAGTTCGCTTGGCGCGACGACGAGATCGCCGGCGTCGTGAACGACGGCAACTGCTTCCACGCCCTCGGCGGCGTCGCAGGTCACGCCGGACTCTTCAGCACCGCCGGTGATCTGCTGACCCTCGGTGCTGCGCTGGCCGCGCCCGAGCGGCACCCTGAGCTGTGGGATCCGGATGCCGTCGCCGAGCTGTTCCGGGACGGACCGGACCCCGGACAGGCACTGGGCTGGCGCAGCGATGCGATCGCGGTCGCCGGTGGGCGGACCCGTCTGCTCTGGCACCCCGGCTACACAGGATGCGCGCTCGGACTCCTTCCGGGCACCGGCACGGCCGTGGTGCTGCTGAGCACCCGCCTCTTCGCCGCCGAGCCCGCACCGACCGAGGCGCTCTGGCGCACGGCACTCCCCGCGCTCGTGCCCGACGACAACGATCCCGACGACCACGATCCCGACGACAACGATCCCGACGACAACGAAGGAACGAGAACACCATGA
- a CDS encoding ABC transporter ATP-binding protein produces the protein MSTTEPVLSISGLAVAFRTGSELVTAISDVNIDIAAGETVAIVGESGSGKSTTAAAVNRLLPENGVITAGSIRFDGRELTDLPENAMISLRGAGIGLVPQDPMSNLNPLMRVGEQIGEALEVHGHTHGDATKARVVELLEMVGIADAAQRAHQYPHEFSGGMRQRVLIAMGLACKPRLLIADEPTSALDVTVQRRILDQLDTLTDELGTAVFLITHDLALAAERADRIVVMFRGRVVEEGTSAQVLGAPQHEYTKQLLAAAPSLASRRDVLPQREAATGTPFVEIRDLRKEFALRAPKAGEPQTFTAVDGVSFEIRRGTTVSIVGESGSGKSTTANMVLGLEDATSGSILFDGLDLTTLRRKELFALRRRVQPVFQNPYASLDPRYTVEQSIAEPLRVHRIGTTASRHARVLELLEQVALPAAMAERLPHELSGGQRQRVAIARALALEPELVVLDEAVSALDVLVQAQILDLLADLQKRLGLSYLFISHDLAVVRMISDEVHVMQRGVVVESGTPERIFDAPQHPYTRELLAAIPGASLAS, from the coding sequence ATGAGCACCACCGAGCCCGTGCTGAGCATCAGCGGCCTCGCCGTCGCCTTCCGGACCGGTTCCGAGCTGGTCACCGCGATCAGCGACGTCAACATCGACATCGCCGCCGGTGAGACCGTCGCGATCGTGGGGGAGTCGGGGTCGGGCAAGTCCACCACCGCGGCCGCGGTCAACCGTCTGCTCCCCGAGAACGGGGTGATCACGGCCGGCAGCATCCGCTTCGACGGGCGCGAGCTGACCGACCTCCCCGAGAACGCCATGATCTCGCTCCGCGGTGCCGGGATCGGCCTCGTGCCGCAGGACCCGATGTCGAACCTCAACCCGCTCATGCGCGTGGGCGAGCAGATCGGCGAGGCGCTCGAGGTGCACGGCCACACGCACGGCGACGCCACCAAGGCCCGAGTCGTCGAGCTTCTGGAGATGGTGGGGATCGCGGATGCCGCGCAGCGCGCCCACCAGTACCCGCACGAGTTCTCCGGCGGCATGCGCCAGCGCGTGCTGATCGCGATGGGCCTCGCCTGCAAGCCGCGCCTGCTGATCGCCGACGAGCCCACCTCCGCCCTCGACGTGACGGTGCAGCGCCGCATCCTCGACCAGCTCGACACGCTCACCGACGAGCTCGGCACCGCGGTCTTCCTGATCACGCACGACCTGGCCCTCGCCGCCGAGCGCGCAGATCGCATCGTCGTCATGTTCCGCGGTCGGGTGGTCGAGGAGGGCACCTCGGCGCAGGTGCTCGGTGCCCCGCAGCACGAGTACACCAAGCAGCTGCTCGCTGCGGCGCCCAGCCTCGCCTCGCGCCGCGATGTCCTGCCGCAGCGCGAGGCCGCCACGGGCACGCCGTTCGTCGAGATCCGCGACCTCCGCAAGGAGTTCGCCCTCCGCGCCCCCAAGGCCGGGGAGCCGCAGACGTTCACGGCGGTCGACGGCGTGAGCTTCGAGATCCGCCGCGGCACCACGGTGTCGATCGTGGGCGAGTCGGGCTCAGGCAAGTCGACCACGGCGAACATGGTGCTCGGACTCGAAGACGCCACGTCGGGGTCGATCCTGTTCGACGGGCTCGACCTGACCACGCTCCGCCGCAAGGAGCTGTTCGCCCTGCGCCGTCGCGTGCAGCCGGTGTTCCAGAACCCCTACGCCTCGCTCGATCCGCGCTACACGGTCGAGCAGTCGATCGCCGAGCCGCTGCGCGTGCACCGCATCGGCACCACGGCGTCGCGGCATGCCCGGGTGCTCGAGCTGCTGGAGCAGGTCGCGCTGCCCGCGGCGATGGCGGAGCGCCTACCGCACGAGCTGTCGGGTGGGCAGCGCCAGCGTGTCGCGATCGCCCGCGCCCTGGCGCTCGAACCCGAGCTCGTGGTGCTCGACGAGGCGGTGTCGGCGCTCGACGTGCTGGTGCAGGCGCAGATCCTCGACCTGCTCGCCGACCTGCAGAAGCGCCTGGGGCTGAGCTACCTCTTCATCAGTCACGACCTCGCCGTGGTGCGGATGATCTCCGACGAGGTGCACGTCATGCAGCGCGGCGTCGTGGTCGAGAGCGGCACGCCGGAGCGCATCTTCGACGCCCCGCAGCATCCCTACACGCGCGAGCTGCTCGCGGCGATCCCTGGAGCCTCGCTGGCGTCCTGA
- a CDS encoding YdeI/OmpD-associated family protein — MGALDDGERIRAADAAAWRAWLAENHERTGGVWLLSVRGASDGVGYEDAVRHALCFGWIDGPVRVFDDGTDDRASGQWFSPRRPGSGWAATNKARIAELEAAGLLAPAGIRVLEAAKANGSWTLLDGPEAGIEPDEFTAALDAVPVARANWDAFPKSIKKFGLTQIAMAKRPETKTARIAKIVADAAEGKRP; from the coding sequence ATGGGCGCACTGGACGACGGCGAGCGGATCAGGGCGGCGGATGCCGCGGCCTGGCGCGCTTGGCTCGCCGAGAACCACGAGCGCACGGGAGGCGTCTGGCTGCTGAGCGTGCGAGGCGCCTCCGACGGCGTCGGCTACGAGGATGCCGTGCGGCACGCCCTCTGCTTCGGTTGGATCGACGGGCCCGTGCGTGTGTTCGACGACGGGACGGACGACCGCGCCTCCGGGCAGTGGTTCTCCCCTCGTCGCCCCGGCAGCGGGTGGGCGGCGACGAACAAGGCGCGCATCGCCGAACTCGAAGCAGCAGGGCTTCTCGCCCCGGCCGGCATCCGCGTGCTCGAGGCGGCGAAGGCGAACGGCTCCTGGACGCTGCTCGACGGACCGGAGGCCGGGATCGAGCCCGACGAGTTCACCGCCGCGCTCGATGCCGTGCCCGTCGCGCGTGCGAACTGGGATGCGTTCCCGAAGTCGATCAAGAAGTTCGGTCTCACGCAGATCGCGATGGCCAAGCGGCCGGAGACGAAGACCGCCCGCATCGCGAAGATCGTGGCGGATGCCGCGGAGGGGAAACGTCCATGA
- a CDS encoding HAD-IIA family hydrolase translates to MAQRDDIECWLTDMDGVLVHENDAIPGASELLAGWESAGIPYLVLTNNSIFTARDLSARLRISGLHVPEERIWTSALATADFLKQQLPGGSAFVIGEAGILTALHDAGFIMTETNPDFVVVGETRNYSFEAITKAIRLIIGGARFIVTNPDATGPSTDGPLPATGAIAALITKATGKEPYVVGKPNPMMFRSALNKIGAHSKRTGMIGDRMDTDVVAGIEAGLHTVLVLTGISDQAEIEKYPFRPDEIVQSVADLLPRITETITTVKTKK, encoded by the coding sequence ATGGCACAACGTGATGACATCGAATGCTGGCTCACCGACATGGACGGCGTGCTCGTCCATGAGAACGACGCCATCCCCGGAGCGTCCGAACTGCTCGCCGGATGGGAGAGCGCGGGGATCCCGTACCTGGTGCTCACCAACAACTCGATCTTCACCGCTCGCGACCTGTCGGCACGCCTGCGCATCAGCGGACTGCACGTGCCGGAGGAGCGCATCTGGACCTCGGCGCTCGCGACCGCCGATTTCCTGAAGCAGCAGCTTCCCGGAGGCTCGGCGTTCGTGATCGGAGAGGCCGGCATCCTCACCGCGCTGCACGACGCCGGCTTCATCATGACCGAGACGAACCCCGACTTCGTGGTCGTCGGCGAGACGCGCAACTACTCGTTCGAGGCGATCACCAAGGCGATCCGCCTCATCATCGGCGGCGCGCGCTTCATCGTCACGAACCCGGACGCCACGGGCCCGAGCACCGACGGACCGCTCCCGGCCACTGGCGCGATCGCCGCCCTCATCACGAAGGCCACGGGCAAGGAGCCCTACGTCGTCGGCAAGCCGAACCCGATGATGTTCCGCTCTGCACTGAACAAGATCGGCGCGCACTCGAAGCGCACGGGCATGATCGGCGACCGCATGGACACCGACGTCGTGGCCGGCATCGAGGCGGGCCTGCACACCGTGCTGGTGCTGACCGGCATCAGCGACCAGGCCGAGATCGAGAAGTACCCCTTCCGCCCCGACGAGATCGTGCAGTCGGTGGCCGACCTGCTGCCGCGGATCACCGAGACGATCACGACGGTGAAGACCAAGAAGTAG
- a CDS encoding metal-dependent transcriptional regulator → MASPAADDYLKTVYAHTEWQDAPITPSVLAAKLGIAPSSVTEMVKKLAAAGLVSHVPYGAVRLTEAGTARALAMVRRHRLVETWLVQEFGYGWDEVHDEAEVLEHTISDRLLEGIDARLGRPRFDPHGDAIPDADGRIEREPFVLLADAPVGHTGRVLRVDDRDPELLRALEPLGLTVASTVTVTASGVEIDGTETALPDEAAQVVWLSA, encoded by the coding sequence GTGGCATCCCCTGCAGCTGACGACTATCTGAAGACCGTCTACGCGCACACCGAGTGGCAGGACGCACCGATCACTCCCTCGGTGCTCGCCGCGAAGCTCGGCATCGCTCCGTCGTCGGTCACCGAAATGGTGAAGAAGCTCGCCGCCGCCGGACTCGTGTCGCACGTGCCCTACGGTGCGGTGCGACTGACGGAGGCCGGCACGGCCCGCGCCCTCGCCATGGTGCGCCGGCACCGGCTGGTCGAGACCTGGCTGGTACAGGAGTTCGGCTACGGCTGGGACGAGGTGCACGACGAGGCCGAGGTGCTCGAGCACACCATCAGCGACCGGCTGCTCGAGGGCATCGACGCCCGTCTGGGACGCCCCCGCTTCGACCCCCACGGCGATGCGATCCCCGACGCCGACGGCCGCATCGAGCGCGAGCCGTTCGTGCTGCTCGCGGATGCGCCGGTCGGGCACACGGGGCGCGTGCTGCGGGTCGACGACCGCGACCCCGAGCTGCTTCGAGCCCTCGAGCCCCTCGGGCTGACGGTCGCATCGACCGTGACGGTCACGGCATCCGGGGTCGAGATCGACGGCACGGAGACGGCGCTTCCCGACGAGGCGGCACAGGTGGTCTGGCTCAGCGCCTAG
- a CDS encoding TetR/AcrR family transcriptional regulator, which produces MTKSPRRVGRPSTQVLTEERILKAAFALSAQRTPRQFTMTALAESLGVRTSALYHHFANRDAVIRAMRGQVSRALVSPVLHEMPVEDALLTWAHSYREAAIAAPEAMVMLATSPIDADEGSFADYEQIARLLAADSWPTDTIVDAIVALESFIIGSALDALAPADNMAPGALAAQFPTFAEAEAARARLSTDPARRTFEIGVRALIHGLTAWARESTT; this is translated from the coding sequence ATGACGAAATCTCCGCGCAGAGTCGGTCGCCCGTCGACCCAGGTGCTCACCGAGGAGCGCATCCTGAAGGCCGCGTTCGCGCTCAGCGCTCAGCGCACTCCGCGCCAGTTCACGATGACCGCACTCGCCGAATCGCTGGGTGTCCGCACCTCGGCGCTCTACCACCACTTCGCGAACCGGGACGCCGTGATCCGGGCGATGCGCGGGCAGGTGAGCCGCGCACTCGTCTCCCCCGTGCTCCACGAGATGCCGGTCGAAGACGCGCTTCTCACCTGGGCGCACAGCTACCGTGAGGCCGCGATCGCCGCACCGGAGGCCATGGTCATGCTCGCGACCTCGCCGATCGACGCCGACGAGGGCTCGTTCGCCGACTACGAGCAGATCGCCCGACTGCTCGCCGCCGACAGCTGGCCGACCGACACCATCGTGGACGCCATCGTCGCCCTGGAGTCGTTCATCATCGGCTCCGCACTGGATGCCCTCGCCCCGGCGGACAACATGGCTCCGGGCGCGCTCGCTGCGCAGTTCCCCACCTTCGCCGAGGCCGAGGCCGCCCGCGCGCGGCTCAGCACGGATCCCGCCCGGCGCACGTTCGAGATCGGCGTGCGCGCCCTCATCCACGGACTCACCGCATGGGCACGCGAGAGCACCACGTAG
- a CDS encoding amidohydrolase, with the protein MTGFDADTIVTGAHVVTMDPRRPHATAFAVRDGRFLAVGDDDLVRELRGPHTVVHDLGGAAVTPGLIDAHLHPIQGIELTAGIDLGGLTTGSALLAALRAEADRALAEDPDPWVRGWNLDYDVFHELPMTAAAIEDAVRGLPALLIVFDGHTALASRAGLARAGITGARAFEDSSCVVVDADGRPTGELRELGAYEPVRLSAPALTRDQTLAVGHELLRGLRDSGLTGGTIMDGGFATLDLLDALEQGPGLPIRIVSAIDHEPGFDDERTVANLAMRDRRGDRWRGGVVKLYADGVVETGTAWLHEPDTAGAGLEPFWKDAAAYARTVRRYAEAGFQVATHAIGDRAVGEVVDAYLAAGVRSAGGAPHRIEHLETTTDRDVARIAAAGITASMQPLHMQWRKADGSDDWSHRLGPIRAARAWRVRDYWEAGAPLALGSDWPIAQNDARIGLAWSMLRRRPGDPDAPVFEPAQALTPYQALHGYTVGAALAQGDADLGRIAPGFRADYAVWAENPLHVAPDDLPDLPVQGTVVGGVEP; encoded by the coding sequence ATGACCGGTTTCGACGCCGACACCATTGTCACCGGCGCGCACGTGGTGACGATGGACCCGCGCCGCCCGCACGCCACAGCCTTCGCCGTGCGCGACGGCCGCTTCCTCGCCGTCGGCGACGACGACCTGGTGCGTGAACTGCGCGGACCCCACACCGTCGTCCACGATCTCGGCGGCGCAGCGGTGACCCCCGGACTCATCGATGCGCACCTGCATCCCATTCAGGGCATCGAGCTGACGGCGGGGATCGACCTCGGCGGCCTGACCACCGGCTCCGCTCTCCTCGCGGCGCTTCGAGCCGAAGCCGATCGCGCGCTCGCCGAGGACCCCGACCCGTGGGTGCGCGGCTGGAACCTCGACTACGACGTGTTCCACGAGCTGCCGATGACGGCGGCGGCGATCGAAGACGCGGTGCGCGGACTCCCGGCGCTGCTGATCGTGTTCGACGGGCACACCGCCCTCGCCAGTCGTGCGGGACTCGCGCGTGCGGGCATCACCGGCGCGCGCGCGTTCGAGGACTCGTCGTGCGTGGTCGTCGATGCCGATGGCCGCCCCACCGGGGAGCTGCGCGAGCTCGGCGCCTACGAGCCCGTGCGGCTGAGCGCCCCTGCGCTGACCCGCGATCAGACCCTCGCCGTCGGACACGAGCTGCTGCGTGGCCTGCGCGACTCCGGCCTCACCGGCGGCACGATCATGGACGGCGGCTTCGCCACGCTCGACCTGCTCGACGCCCTGGAGCAGGGGCCAGGACTGCCGATCCGCATCGTGTCGGCCATCGACCACGAACCCGGTTTCGACGACGAGCGCACGGTCGCCAACCTCGCCATGCGCGACCGGCGCGGCGACCGGTGGCGCGGCGGGGTGGTCAAGCTCTACGCCGACGGCGTGGTCGAGACCGGAACCGCCTGGCTCCACGAGCCGGATACCGCAGGGGCGGGCCTGGAGCCGTTCTGGAAGGATGCCGCCGCGTACGCCCGCACCGTGCGGCGATACGCCGAGGCCGGGTTCCAGGTGGCGACCCACGCGATCGGCGATCGTGCCGTCGGGGAAGTCGTCGACGCCTATCTCGCCGCCGGTGTGCGCAGCGCCGGTGGAGCCCCGCACCGCATCGAGCACCTCGAGACGACGACCGACCGCGACGTTGCACGCATCGCCGCTGCGGGGATCACCGCCTCCATGCAGCCTCTGCACATGCAGTGGCGCAAGGCCGACGGCTCGGATGACTGGTCGCACCGGTTGGGTCCCATTCGCGCCGCCCGCGCCTGGCGAGTGCGCGACTACTGGGAGGCCGGAGCACCCCTCGCCCTCGGATCCGATTGGCCCATCGCGCAGAACGACGCCCGCATCGGCCTCGCGTGGTCGATGCTGCGCCGGCGTCCCGGCGACCCCGACGCCCCGGTGTTCGAGCCCGCCCAGGCGCTCACCCCCTACCAGGCGCTGCACGGCTACACCGTGGGCGCCGCCCTGGCCCAGGGAGATGCCGACCTCGGCCGCATCGCCCCCGGGTTCCGCGCCGACTACGCCGTGTGGGCGGAGAACCCGCTGCACGTCGCCCCGGACGACCTCCCCGACCTTCCCGTACAGGGGACGGTCGTCGGCGGCGTCGAGCCCTGA
- a CDS encoding Na+/H+ antiporter NhaC family protein, producing MPEFGALALLPIVVILIVAVATRRTLFALFCGTVAGALILGGWGGFDVWVEYTGKALSNATAQWLLLIVALFGILMMLFEKSGIVTDFARWAERFVTSRRKSTVLTFLLSVVLFVDDYLNVLTTGTSMKPVTDRYRVPRTQLGAIMKMTAAPIAVLVPVSTWALFFSGLFEAQGVTVGGTGFGAYLQAIPFIFFGWAALAVALLMSIGWLPKLGVIKRDAIRAERDGDVFPLGTTDDERRAEGAALLAEIKADDPDGSTAQRVATALATSADTGRKPQPWGFLIAMAVLVGVTIATNANVVAGTAAALAVTLVIVLVQRRLSIRGVLDAALEGIESMLFVMILTVLAFMVQEMNITLQLAEFVIQVTEPVLTPALLPAIVFAVCGIYAYATGSFWDLAAVITPVVLPLALALGADPILAGAAVFSGAALGSTTCLYGDGIILASRSIGIKPINLMLAILPYAGIAAGLSFVLYLVTGFVTA from the coding sequence ATGCCTGAATTCGGCGCACTCGCGCTCCTGCCCATCGTGGTGATCCTGATCGTCGCGGTCGCCACCCGCCGCACCCTGTTCGCCCTGTTCTGCGGCACCGTAGCCGGGGCGCTGATCCTCGGTGGCTGGGGTGGCTTCGACGTCTGGGTCGAGTACACGGGCAAAGCCCTCTCCAACGCCACGGCGCAGTGGCTGCTGCTGATCGTCGCGCTGTTCGGCATCCTGATGATGCTGTTCGAGAAGTCGGGCATCGTCACCGACTTCGCACGCTGGGCGGAGCGATTCGTCACCTCGCGGCGCAAGTCGACCGTGCTGACGTTCCTGCTCTCGGTCGTGCTGTTCGTCGACGACTACCTGAACGTGCTGACCACGGGTACCTCGATGAAGCCCGTGACCGATCGCTACCGGGTACCCCGCACCCAGCTCGGCGCGATCATGAAGATGACGGCCGCACCCATCGCCGTGCTCGTCCCCGTCTCGACGTGGGCGCTGTTCTTCTCCGGTCTGTTCGAGGCGCAGGGCGTCACGGTCGGCGGCACGGGGTTCGGCGCCTACCTGCAGGCGATCCCGTTCATCTTCTTCGGGTGGGCGGCACTCGCCGTCGCCCTGCTGATGAGCATCGGCTGGCTGCCGAAGCTCGGCGTGATCAAGCGCGACGCGATCCGAGCGGAGCGAGACGGCGACGTCTTCCCGCTCGGCACCACCGACGACGAGCGGCGGGCCGAGGGGGCCGCTCTCCTCGCCGAAATCAAGGCCGACGACCCCGACGGATCGACCGCGCAGCGGGTGGCCACCGCGCTCGCGACCTCTGCCGACACCGGGCGCAAGCCGCAGCCCTGGGGCTTCCTGATCGCGATGGCCGTGCTGGTCGGGGTGACGATCGCCACCAACGCGAACGTCGTGGCCGGCACGGCCGCGGCTCTCGCCGTCACTCTGGTGATCGTGCTCGTGCAGCGCCGACTCAGCATCCGCGGGGTGCTGGATGCCGCGCTCGAGGGTATCGAGAGCATGCTGTTCGTGATGATCCTCACGGTCCTCGCGTTCATGGTGCAGGAGATGAACATCACCCTGCAGCTCGCGGAGTTCGTGATCCAGGTCACCGAGCCGGTGCTCACCCCGGCACTGCTGCCGGCGATCGTGTTCGCAGTGTGCGGCATCTACGCGTACGCCACCGGATCGTTCTGGGACCTCGCCGCGGTGATCACCCCGGTCGTCCTGCCGCTGGCGCTCGCGCTCGGCGCCGACCCGATCCTCGCGGGCGCCGCGGTGTTCTCGGGAGCGGCGCTGGGCAGCACCACCTGCCTCTACGGCGACGGCATCATCCTCGCGTCGAGGTCGATCGGCATCAAGCCGATCAACCTCATGCTCGCGATCCTGCCGTACGCGGGCATCGCCGCAGGGCTGTCGTTCGTGCTCTACCTGGTCACGGGCTTCGTCACGGCGTAG